One part of the Mariniflexile litorale genome encodes these proteins:
- a CDS encoding alpha/beta fold hydrolase, with protein MNKKINLLILIFFISHTVFSQSKEEPITLTTKTGDIQGSLYIADSTQVTPVVLIIAGSGPTDRNGNNPMMVNNSLKLLAEGLSKKGIASIRFDKRGIAESKNAVVKEADLRFENYINDVKEWCNFIKKDSRFSNLIIVGHSEGSLIGMIASQDEKVNKFISLAGAGFPAGEILKQQLEEQPPLVLEMSLPIIEKLEKGEIVNNPPQMLSALFRPSVQPYLISWFKYNPQLEISKLNIPILIIQGTTDIQVSIQDAEMLSESSKNAKKVIIKNMNHVLKEADVDRTKNIQTYSNPKLPLIEGLITSIVKFINQD; from the coding sequence ATGAATAAAAAAATAAATTTACTGATACTTATTTTCTTTATAAGCCATACAGTTTTTTCGCAGTCTAAAGAAGAACCAATTACTTTAACCACCAAAACCGGAGATATACAAGGATCACTATACATCGCAGATTCTACTCAAGTAACACCTGTTGTTTTAATAATTGCTGGGTCTGGCCCAACAGACAGAAACGGAAACAACCCGATGATGGTAAATAATTCTTTAAAATTATTAGCAGAAGGATTATCTAAAAAAGGAATTGCCTCTATAAGATTTGATAAACGAGGTATTGCTGAAAGTAAAAATGCAGTTGTAAAAGAAGCTGATTTACGATTTGAAAATTACATAAACGATGTAAAAGAATGGTGTAATTTCATTAAGAAAGACTCTAGATTTAGCAACTTAATAATTGTTGGTCATAGCGAAGGTTCTTTAATAGGCATGATAGCATCTCAGGATGAAAAAGTTAACAAATTTATTTCTTTAGCTGGGGCAGGATTTCCTGCTGGTGAGATTTTAAAACAACAACTAGAGGAACAACCGCCTTTGGTTTTAGAAATGTCTTTACCAATTATTGAAAAACTAGAAAAAGGAGAAATCGTAAACAACCCACCACAAATGCTTTCGGCTTTATTTCGCCCCAGCGTTCAACCTTATTTAATTTCGTGGTTTAAGTATAACCCTCAATTAGAAATTTCAAAATTAAATATTCCTATTTTAATTATTCAAGGAACTACCGATATTCAAGTAAGTATTCAAGATGCTGAAATGCTATCTGAATCCAGTAAAAACGCAAAAAAAGTAATTATCAAAAACATGAATCATGTTCTTAAGGAAGCTGATGTAGACAGAACAAAGAATATTCAAACGTATAGCAACCCCAAATTACCATTAATAGAAGGTTTAATAACTTCAATAGTAAAATTCATTAACCAAGACTAA